One window from the genome of Malus domestica chromosome 01, GDT2T_hap1 encodes:
- the LOC103426508 gene encoding transcription factor-like protein DPB isoform X1 — MGTRSQQQPGRERAGQDDDEMAGGQSVSMSGSVGSPSSRSEQTMATPAGDNSFLRLNHPDVHGDDAGSQGAVGSVASLPPFSFCFSKKKKRGQRAVAGDKNGRGLRQFSMKVCEKVESKGRTTYNEVADELVAEFADPSNAVTSPDQQQQDDEKNIRRRVYDALNVLMAMDIISKDKKEIQWKGLPRTSLNDIEELKTERMGLRNRIEKKSAYLQELEEQYVGLQNLIQRNEELYHTGDAPSGGVALPFILVQTRPHATVEVEISEDMQLVHFDFNSTPFELHDDNYVLKAMNFCNRQQSDDATQNLTVDGGEGCSMSGMYQPQIPLASMNTPVRAPPMSPPRPGILKSRVKHEHHGQ, encoded by the exons ATGGGGACAAGGTCCCAGCAGCAACCAGGACGAGAGCGAGCAGGGCAGGACGACGACGAAATGGCCGGGGGTCAGTCCGTGTCGATGAGCGGCAGCGTGGGCTCACCCTCCAGCCGCAGTGAGCAGACCATGGCCACGCCCGCCGGCGACAACAGTTTTCTTCGATTGAACCATCCCGACGTTCACGGCGATGACGCTGGCTCCCAAGGCGCCGTTGGGTCAGTCGCTTCCCTCCCTCCCTTTTCCTTCTGCTTCAG caagaagaagaagcgagGGCAACGAGCCGTGGCAGGTGATAAGAATGGAAGAGGACTACGCCAATTCAGCATGAAAG TGTGCGAGAAAGTGGAGAGCAAAGGAAGAACCACTTATAATGAG GTTGCAGATGAACTTGTAGCGGAGTTTGCTGACCCTAGCAATGCTGTTACATCCCCCGATCAG CAGCAACAAGATGATGAGAAGAACATCAGGCGAAGGGTATATGATGCCCTGAATGTTCTTATGGCAATGGATATTATATCTaaagataaaaaagaaatacaatGGAAGGGTTTGCCTCGTACAAGCCTGAATGATATTGAAGAACTGAAG ACCGAGCGCATGGGATTGAGGAATAGGATCGAAAAGAAATCTGCATATCTGCAAGAGCTGGAGGAACAA TACGTAGGTCTTCAAAATCTGATACAACGGAATGAGGAATTATACCACACTGGAGATGCGCCCAGTGGAGGCGTGGCATTACCTTTCATTCTTGTGCAG ACTCGCCCTCATGCAACTGTTGAGGTGGAAATATCAGAAGATATGCAGCTGGTGCATTTTGACTTCAATAG CACCCCATTTGAGCTCCATGATGATAATTATGTTTTGAAGGCAATGAATTTTTGTAATAGGCAGCAGAGTGATGATGCGACACAAAACTTAACAGTAGATGGAGGCGAAGGTTGTAGCATGTCAGGGATGTATCAGCCACAGATCCCTCTTGCTTCAATGAACACACCAGTTAGAGCACCGCCCATGTCACCGCCCCGTCCCGGAATACTGAAATCACGTGTCAAGCATGAGCACCATGGACAATAG
- the LOC103426508 gene encoding transcription factor-like protein DPB isoform X6 produces the protein MGTRSQQQPGRERAGQDDDEMAGGQSVSMSGSVGSPSSRSEQTMATPAGDNSFLRLNHPDVHGDDAGSQGAVGKKKKRGQRAVAGDKNGRGLRQFSMKVCEKVESKGRTTYNEVADELVAEFADPSNAVTSPDQQQDDEKNIRRRVYDALNVLMAMDIISKDKKEIQWKGLPRTSLNDIEELKTERMGLRNRIEKKSAYLQELEEQYVGLQNLIQRNEELYHTGDAPSGGVALPFILVQTRPHATVEVEISEDMQLVHFDFNSTPFELHDDNYVLKAMNFCNRQQSDDATQNLTVDGGEGCSMSGMYQPQIPLASMNTPVRAPPMSPPRPGILKSRVKHEHHGQ, from the exons ATGGGGACAAGGTCCCAGCAGCAACCAGGACGAGAGCGAGCAGGGCAGGACGACGACGAAATGGCCGGGGGTCAGTCCGTGTCGATGAGCGGCAGCGTGGGCTCACCCTCCAGCCGCAGTGAGCAGACCATGGCCACGCCCGCCGGCGACAACAGTTTTCTTCGATTGAACCATCCCGACGTTCACGGCGATGACGCTGGCTCCCAAGGCGCCGTTGG caagaagaagaagcgagGGCAACGAGCCGTGGCAGGTGATAAGAATGGAAGAGGACTACGCCAATTCAGCATGAAAG TGTGCGAGAAAGTGGAGAGCAAAGGAAGAACCACTTATAATGAG GTTGCAGATGAACTTGTAGCGGAGTTTGCTGACCCTAGCAATGCTGTTACATCCCCCGATCAG CAACAAGATGATGAGAAGAACATCAGGCGAAGGGTATATGATGCCCTGAATGTTCTTATGGCAATGGATATTATATCTaaagataaaaaagaaatacaatGGAAGGGTTTGCCTCGTACAAGCCTGAATGATATTGAAGAACTGAAG ACCGAGCGCATGGGATTGAGGAATAGGATCGAAAAGAAATCTGCATATCTGCAAGAGCTGGAGGAACAA TACGTAGGTCTTCAAAATCTGATACAACGGAATGAGGAATTATACCACACTGGAGATGCGCCCAGTGGAGGCGTGGCATTACCTTTCATTCTTGTGCAG ACTCGCCCTCATGCAACTGTTGAGGTGGAAATATCAGAAGATATGCAGCTGGTGCATTTTGACTTCAATAG CACCCCATTTGAGCTCCATGATGATAATTATGTTTTGAAGGCAATGAATTTTTGTAATAGGCAGCAGAGTGATGATGCGACACAAAACTTAACAGTAGATGGAGGCGAAGGTTGTAGCATGTCAGGGATGTATCAGCCACAGATCCCTCTTGCTTCAATGAACACACCAGTTAGAGCACCGCCCATGTCACCGCCCCGTCCCGGAATACTGAAATCACGTGTCAAGCATGAGCACCATGGACAATAG
- the LOC103426508 gene encoding transcription factor-like protein DPB isoform X2 — protein MGTRSQQQPGRERAGQDDDEMAGGQSVSMSGSVGSPSSRSEQTMATPAGDNSFLRLNHPDVHGDDAGSQGAVGSVASLPPFSFCFSKKKKRGQRAVAGDKNGRGLRQFSMKVCEKVESKGRTTYNEVADELVAEFADPSNAVTSPDQQQDDEKNIRRRVYDALNVLMAMDIISKDKKEIQWKGLPRTSLNDIEELKTERMGLRNRIEKKSAYLQELEEQYVGLQNLIQRNEELYHTGDAPSGGVALPFILVQTRPHATVEVEISEDMQLVHFDFNSTPFELHDDNYVLKAMNFCNRQQSDDATQNLTVDGGEGCSMSGMYQPQIPLASMNTPVRAPPMSPPRPGILKSRVKHEHHGQ, from the exons ATGGGGACAAGGTCCCAGCAGCAACCAGGACGAGAGCGAGCAGGGCAGGACGACGACGAAATGGCCGGGGGTCAGTCCGTGTCGATGAGCGGCAGCGTGGGCTCACCCTCCAGCCGCAGTGAGCAGACCATGGCCACGCCCGCCGGCGACAACAGTTTTCTTCGATTGAACCATCCCGACGTTCACGGCGATGACGCTGGCTCCCAAGGCGCCGTTGGGTCAGTCGCTTCCCTCCCTCCCTTTTCCTTCTGCTTCAG caagaagaagaagcgagGGCAACGAGCCGTGGCAGGTGATAAGAATGGAAGAGGACTACGCCAATTCAGCATGAAAG TGTGCGAGAAAGTGGAGAGCAAAGGAAGAACCACTTATAATGAG GTTGCAGATGAACTTGTAGCGGAGTTTGCTGACCCTAGCAATGCTGTTACATCCCCCGATCAG CAACAAGATGATGAGAAGAACATCAGGCGAAGGGTATATGATGCCCTGAATGTTCTTATGGCAATGGATATTATATCTaaagataaaaaagaaatacaatGGAAGGGTTTGCCTCGTACAAGCCTGAATGATATTGAAGAACTGAAG ACCGAGCGCATGGGATTGAGGAATAGGATCGAAAAGAAATCTGCATATCTGCAAGAGCTGGAGGAACAA TACGTAGGTCTTCAAAATCTGATACAACGGAATGAGGAATTATACCACACTGGAGATGCGCCCAGTGGAGGCGTGGCATTACCTTTCATTCTTGTGCAG ACTCGCCCTCATGCAACTGTTGAGGTGGAAATATCAGAAGATATGCAGCTGGTGCATTTTGACTTCAATAG CACCCCATTTGAGCTCCATGATGATAATTATGTTTTGAAGGCAATGAATTTTTGTAATAGGCAGCAGAGTGATGATGCGACACAAAACTTAACAGTAGATGGAGGCGAAGGTTGTAGCATGTCAGGGATGTATCAGCCACAGATCCCTCTTGCTTCAATGAACACACCAGTTAGAGCACCGCCCATGTCACCGCCCCGTCCCGGAATACTGAAATCACGTGTCAAGCATGAGCACCATGGACAATAG
- the LOC103426508 gene encoding transcription factor-like protein DPB isoform X4, with protein sequence MGTRSQQQPGRERAGQDDDEMAGGQSVSMSGSVGSPSSRSEQTMATPAGDNSFLRLNHPDVHGDDAGSQGAVGSKKKKRGQRAVAGDKNGRGLRQFSMKVCEKVESKGRTTYNEVADELVAEFADPSNAVTSPDQQQDDEKNIRRRVYDALNVLMAMDIISKDKKEIQWKGLPRTSLNDIEELKTERMGLRNRIEKKSAYLQELEEQYVGLQNLIQRNEELYHTGDAPSGGVALPFILVQTRPHATVEVEISEDMQLVHFDFNSTPFELHDDNYVLKAMNFCNRQQSDDATQNLTVDGGEGCSMSGMYQPQIPLASMNTPVRAPPMSPPRPGILKSRVKHEHHGQ encoded by the exons ATGGGGACAAGGTCCCAGCAGCAACCAGGACGAGAGCGAGCAGGGCAGGACGACGACGAAATGGCCGGGGGTCAGTCCGTGTCGATGAGCGGCAGCGTGGGCTCACCCTCCAGCCGCAGTGAGCAGACCATGGCCACGCCCGCCGGCGACAACAGTTTTCTTCGATTGAACCATCCCGACGTTCACGGCGATGACGCTGGCTCCCAAGGCGCCGTTGG tagcaagaagaagaagcgagGGCAACGAGCCGTGGCAGGTGATAAGAATGGAAGAGGACTACGCCAATTCAGCATGAAAG TGTGCGAGAAAGTGGAGAGCAAAGGAAGAACCACTTATAATGAG GTTGCAGATGAACTTGTAGCGGAGTTTGCTGACCCTAGCAATGCTGTTACATCCCCCGATCAG CAACAAGATGATGAGAAGAACATCAGGCGAAGGGTATATGATGCCCTGAATGTTCTTATGGCAATGGATATTATATCTaaagataaaaaagaaatacaatGGAAGGGTTTGCCTCGTACAAGCCTGAATGATATTGAAGAACTGAAG ACCGAGCGCATGGGATTGAGGAATAGGATCGAAAAGAAATCTGCATATCTGCAAGAGCTGGAGGAACAA TACGTAGGTCTTCAAAATCTGATACAACGGAATGAGGAATTATACCACACTGGAGATGCGCCCAGTGGAGGCGTGGCATTACCTTTCATTCTTGTGCAG ACTCGCCCTCATGCAACTGTTGAGGTGGAAATATCAGAAGATATGCAGCTGGTGCATTTTGACTTCAATAG CACCCCATTTGAGCTCCATGATGATAATTATGTTTTGAAGGCAATGAATTTTTGTAATAGGCAGCAGAGTGATGATGCGACACAAAACTTAACAGTAGATGGAGGCGAAGGTTGTAGCATGTCAGGGATGTATCAGCCACAGATCCCTCTTGCTTCAATGAACACACCAGTTAGAGCACCGCCCATGTCACCGCCCCGTCCCGGAATACTGAAATCACGTGTCAAGCATGAGCACCATGGACAATAG
- the LOC103426508 gene encoding transcription factor-like protein DPB isoform X5, translated as MGTRSQQQPGRERAGQDDDEMAGGQSVSMSGSVGSPSSRSEQTMATPAGDNSFLRLNHPDVHGDDAGSQGAVGKKKKRGQRAVAGDKNGRGLRQFSMKVCEKVESKGRTTYNEVADELVAEFADPSNAVTSPDQQQQDDEKNIRRRVYDALNVLMAMDIISKDKKEIQWKGLPRTSLNDIEELKTERMGLRNRIEKKSAYLQELEEQYVGLQNLIQRNEELYHTGDAPSGGVALPFILVQTRPHATVEVEISEDMQLVHFDFNSTPFELHDDNYVLKAMNFCNRQQSDDATQNLTVDGGEGCSMSGMYQPQIPLASMNTPVRAPPMSPPRPGILKSRVKHEHHGQ; from the exons ATGGGGACAAGGTCCCAGCAGCAACCAGGACGAGAGCGAGCAGGGCAGGACGACGACGAAATGGCCGGGGGTCAGTCCGTGTCGATGAGCGGCAGCGTGGGCTCACCCTCCAGCCGCAGTGAGCAGACCATGGCCACGCCCGCCGGCGACAACAGTTTTCTTCGATTGAACCATCCCGACGTTCACGGCGATGACGCTGGCTCCCAAGGCGCCGTTGG caagaagaagaagcgagGGCAACGAGCCGTGGCAGGTGATAAGAATGGAAGAGGACTACGCCAATTCAGCATGAAAG TGTGCGAGAAAGTGGAGAGCAAAGGAAGAACCACTTATAATGAG GTTGCAGATGAACTTGTAGCGGAGTTTGCTGACCCTAGCAATGCTGTTACATCCCCCGATCAG CAGCAACAAGATGATGAGAAGAACATCAGGCGAAGGGTATATGATGCCCTGAATGTTCTTATGGCAATGGATATTATATCTaaagataaaaaagaaatacaatGGAAGGGTTTGCCTCGTACAAGCCTGAATGATATTGAAGAACTGAAG ACCGAGCGCATGGGATTGAGGAATAGGATCGAAAAGAAATCTGCATATCTGCAAGAGCTGGAGGAACAA TACGTAGGTCTTCAAAATCTGATACAACGGAATGAGGAATTATACCACACTGGAGATGCGCCCAGTGGAGGCGTGGCATTACCTTTCATTCTTGTGCAG ACTCGCCCTCATGCAACTGTTGAGGTGGAAATATCAGAAGATATGCAGCTGGTGCATTTTGACTTCAATAG CACCCCATTTGAGCTCCATGATGATAATTATGTTTTGAAGGCAATGAATTTTTGTAATAGGCAGCAGAGTGATGATGCGACACAAAACTTAACAGTAGATGGAGGCGAAGGTTGTAGCATGTCAGGGATGTATCAGCCACAGATCCCTCTTGCTTCAATGAACACACCAGTTAGAGCACCGCCCATGTCACCGCCCCGTCCCGGAATACTGAAATCACGTGTCAAGCATGAGCACCATGGACAATAG
- the LOC103426508 gene encoding transcription factor-like protein DPB isoform X3: MGTRSQQQPGRERAGQDDDEMAGGQSVSMSGSVGSPSSRSEQTMATPAGDNSFLRLNHPDVHGDDAGSQGAVGSKKKKRGQRAVAGDKNGRGLRQFSMKVCEKVESKGRTTYNEVADELVAEFADPSNAVTSPDQQQQDDEKNIRRRVYDALNVLMAMDIISKDKKEIQWKGLPRTSLNDIEELKTERMGLRNRIEKKSAYLQELEEQYVGLQNLIQRNEELYHTGDAPSGGVALPFILVQTRPHATVEVEISEDMQLVHFDFNSTPFELHDDNYVLKAMNFCNRQQSDDATQNLTVDGGEGCSMSGMYQPQIPLASMNTPVRAPPMSPPRPGILKSRVKHEHHGQ, from the exons ATGGGGACAAGGTCCCAGCAGCAACCAGGACGAGAGCGAGCAGGGCAGGACGACGACGAAATGGCCGGGGGTCAGTCCGTGTCGATGAGCGGCAGCGTGGGCTCACCCTCCAGCCGCAGTGAGCAGACCATGGCCACGCCCGCCGGCGACAACAGTTTTCTTCGATTGAACCATCCCGACGTTCACGGCGATGACGCTGGCTCCCAAGGCGCCGTTGG tagcaagaagaagaagcgagGGCAACGAGCCGTGGCAGGTGATAAGAATGGAAGAGGACTACGCCAATTCAGCATGAAAG TGTGCGAGAAAGTGGAGAGCAAAGGAAGAACCACTTATAATGAG GTTGCAGATGAACTTGTAGCGGAGTTTGCTGACCCTAGCAATGCTGTTACATCCCCCGATCAG CAGCAACAAGATGATGAGAAGAACATCAGGCGAAGGGTATATGATGCCCTGAATGTTCTTATGGCAATGGATATTATATCTaaagataaaaaagaaatacaatGGAAGGGTTTGCCTCGTACAAGCCTGAATGATATTGAAGAACTGAAG ACCGAGCGCATGGGATTGAGGAATAGGATCGAAAAGAAATCTGCATATCTGCAAGAGCTGGAGGAACAA TACGTAGGTCTTCAAAATCTGATACAACGGAATGAGGAATTATACCACACTGGAGATGCGCCCAGTGGAGGCGTGGCATTACCTTTCATTCTTGTGCAG ACTCGCCCTCATGCAACTGTTGAGGTGGAAATATCAGAAGATATGCAGCTGGTGCATTTTGACTTCAATAG CACCCCATTTGAGCTCCATGATGATAATTATGTTTTGAAGGCAATGAATTTTTGTAATAGGCAGCAGAGTGATGATGCGACACAAAACTTAACAGTAGATGGAGGCGAAGGTTGTAGCATGTCAGGGATGTATCAGCCACAGATCCCTCTTGCTTCAATGAACACACCAGTTAGAGCACCGCCCATGTCACCGCCCCGTCCCGGAATACTGAAATCACGTGTCAAGCATGAGCACCATGGACAATAG
- the LOC103426511 gene encoding probable NADH dehydrogenase [ubiquinone] 1 alpha subcomplex subunit 12, with the protein MATAVKSVAKAIRERGLRSYLKELKEDGFLNCIFDGNLTQTKIHNIGARLVGVDNIGNKYYEKLDAQYGRHRWVEYAEKSRYNASQVPPEWHGWLHYITDHTGDELLMLKPKRYGIEHKENFTGEGDEFIYHSKGHSLNPGQRDWTRYQPWEPTKKE; encoded by the exons atggCGACGGCGGTGAAGAGCGTTGCGAAGGCAATCAGAGAGAGAGGTCTCCGCAGCTACTTAAAGGAGCTCAAGGAGGATGGCTTCTT AAATTGTATTTTCGATGGAAACCTTAC GCAAACTAAGATCCACAATATTGGGGCAAGGCTTGTAGGTGTTGATAACATTGGCAATAAATATTATGAGAAGCTTGACGCTCAATATG GAAGACACAGATGGGTTGAATATGCAGAGAAGAGTCGCTACAACGCTTCTCAAGTACCACCAGAATGGCATGGTTGGCTGCACTACATAACTGATCATACAGGAGATGAG CTTTTGATGCTAAAACCAAAGAGGTATGGCATTGAACACAAAGAAAATTTCACTGGGGAGGGTGATGAGTTTATTTACCATTCCAAGGGCCACAGCCTCAATCCAGGGCAGAGAGACTGGACCAGGTACCAACCTTGGGAACCAACCAAGAAGGAGTGA
- the LOC103426510 gene encoding D-xylose-proton symporter-like 2, with protein MASDPEKPALSSLAKVRKSSGEIGDTQEPLLNGVHNSENYSLIAAILPFLFPALGGLLYGYDIGATSCATISVESATLSGVSWYNLSSVEIGLITSGSLYGALIGSLMAFNIADFLGRRRELILAALLYLLGALVTAVAPDLPVMVIGRLVYGIGIGLAMHAAPMYIAETAPSAIRGRLISLKEFFIVLGMVAGYGIGSLLVDIVAGWRYMYGVSAPLAIIMGIGMWWLPASPRWILLCAIQGRGSMHELKETAISCLCRLRGRAIGDSAPEQVDEMLAELAYVGEEKEATLGEMFHGKCLKALVIGGGLVLFQQITGQPSVLYYAASIFQSAGFSEASDATRVSILLGAFKLIMTGAAVLLVDRLGRRPLLLGGVTGMVISLFLLGSYYLFFDNAPVAAVVALLLYVGCYQISFGPIGWLMISEIFPLRLRGRGLSIAVLVNFAANALVTFAFSPLKALLGAGILFYGFGAIAVASLVFIFFIVPETKGLTLEEIEAKCL; from the exons ATGGCGTCGGATCCTGAGAAGCCCGCGCTCTCTTCTCTCGCAAAG GTGCGGAAGTCTTCAGGTGAAATCGGCGACACACAGGAGCCACTTCTTAATGGGGTTCACAATTCAGAAAACTATTCTCTTATTGCCGCAATCCTACC ATTTCTATTCCCAGCTCTCGGAGGACTACTATATGGCTATGATATTGGTGCAACGTCATGTGCTACAATCTCCGTAGAG TCGGCCACATTAAGCGGAGTATCATGGTACAACTTATCATCTGTGGAAATTGGTCTCATA ACCAGTGGCTCATTATATGGGGCGTTGATTGGATCTTTGATGGCCTTTAACATTGCTGACTTCTTAG GAAGAAGGAGGGAGTTGATTTTGGCTGCTTTATTGTATCTTCTTGGAGCTCTAGTTACAGCAGTAGCACCCGACTTGCCTGTTATGGTGATTGGACGCTTGGTATATGGTATAGGAATTGGACTG GCAATGCATGCTGCTCCAATGTATATTGCTGAGACAGCTCCTAGTGCTATACGGGGTCGCCTAATATCGCTCAAAGAGTTCTTCATTGTACTTGGGATGGTT GCAGGTTATGGAATTGGTAGCCTTTTAGTTGACATAGTAGCTGGTTGGCGCTATATGTATGGAGTTAGTGCCCCTTTGGCAATAATTATGGGTATTGGAATGTGGTGGCTACCAGCATCACCTAGATGGATCCTTCTGTGTGCCATACAGGGGAGAGGAAGTATGCATGAATTAAAAGAGACTGCAATCAGTTGCTTGTGCCGGCTTAGGGGTAGAGCCATTGGTGATTCAGCTCCTGAACAAGTAGATGAGATGCTGGCTGAGCTTGCTTATGTTGGTGAGGAGAAAGAAGCTACATTAGGGGAGATGTTTCATGGAAAATGCTTGAAGGCCCTTGTGATTGGTGGTGGATTAGTCTTGTTCCAACAG ATTACAGGGCAACCAAGTGTGCTGTACTATGCTGCATCGATTTTTCAG AGTGCAGGATTCTCTGAAGCGTCTGATGCAACACGGGTCTCAATTTTACTTGGCGCTTTCAAG TTGATAATGACTGGAGCAGCTGTTCTTCTTGTTGATAGACTCGGGAGAAGACCTCTACTACTAGGAGGTGTTACGGGGATG GTCATCTCGTTATTCCTTTTGGGATCATATTACCTTTTCTTTGATAATGCACCGGTTGCGGCTGTAGTTGCTCTGCTGCTGTATGTTGGGTGTTATCAG ATATCTTTTGGTCCCATTGGTTGGCtaatgatatcagaaatattcCCCTTACGGTTAAGGGGGCGAGGACTGAGTATAGCAGTGCTTGTGAATTTTGCTGCAAATGCGCTGGTGACATTTGCATTTTCTCCTCTAAAG GCATTGCTGGGAGCTGGAATATTGTTTTATGGATTTGGAGCAATAGCAGTGGCATCTCtagttttcattttcttcatcgTCCCAGAGACCAAGGGGCTTACTCTTGAGGAAATTGAGGCCAAGTGCCTTTAG
- the LOC103426512 gene encoding ERAD-associated E3 ubiquitin-protein ligase HRD1B-like, with product MMKLQTYAGISLVATLAIVYHAFSSRGQFYPAMVYLSTSKISLVLLLNMGLVIMCTMWQLTKKIFLGSLREAEVERLNEQSWREVMEILFAITIFRQDFSVSFLAMVTTLLLIKALHWLAQKRVEYIETTPSVPMLSHVRIVSFLGFLLVLDSLFLYSSVSNLIRTQKASVSLFFSFEYMILATTTVSTFVKYVFYVTDMLKEGQWEKKPVYTFYLELIRDLLHLSMYLCFFLAIFTYYGVPLHLIRELYETFRNFKLRIADYIRYRKLTSNMNDRFPDATPEELNASDATCIICREEMTTAKKLLCGHLFHVSCLRSWLERQHTCPTCRALVVPPDSGTGTAGGHRGSQSDAHQQGTGTMAQGAGVAGDSVSQHEARLRAAAAAASIYEKSHVYASANRLVWSPGYAALPQVQRHTADSPNTESSGEASSGQSRPQLATPAGAANLSFSQFPPYMFVPGANVAYGGRLSSDQNLTASQLEAQKKFLQAQIGILQNQLQVLQKPKPKESVDMGPTGASLDGKGKSVAAPSSVSDCGRHEDRVDT from the exons ATGATGAAGCTGCAAACCTATGCGGGGATTAGTTTGGTAGCAACCCTAGCGATTGTTTATCATGCATTTAGTAGTAGAGGTCAGTTTTATCCGGCAATGGTGTATTTGTCGACGTCGAAGATCAGCTTGGTGTTGCTTCTCAACATGGGTCTGGTCATTATGTGTACTATGTGGCAATTGACTAAAAAGATCTTCCTTGGATCACTCCGGGAAGCCGAGGTGGAGAGGCTTAACGAGCAATCGTGGCGGGAAGTCATGGAAATCCTCTTTGCCATCACTATATTCAGGCAGGACTTTTCGGTCTCGTTTCTTGCTATGGTTACTACTCTCTTGTTGATCAAGGCTTTGCATTGGTTGGCTCAGAAGAGGGTTGAGTACATCGAGACTACTCCTTCCGTGCCCATGCTGTCTCATGTTCGGATTGTCTCCTTTTTGGGTTTCTTGCTTGTTCTAGATAGTCTCTTTTTGTACAGTTCTGTTAGCAACTTGATAAGgacacaaaaggcctcggtttCCCTCTTCTTTTCATTCGA GTACATGATACTAGCAACAACAACAGTGTCAACGTTTGTGAAATATGTTTTCTATGTAACTGACATGCTTAAGGAGGGACAGTGGGAGAAGAAGCCTGTCTACACGTTCTACTTGGAACTTATTCGGGACTTGCTTCATTTGTCTATGTATTTGTGCTTCTTCCTCGCGATTTTCAC GTACTATGGTGTGCCACTGCACTTGATACGTGAGCTTTATGAAACATTTAGGAACTTTAAGCTTCGCATTGCTGATTACATTCGTTATCGAAAGCTCACATCAAACATGAATGATCGATTCCCAGATGCTACGCCTGAAGAGCTTAATGC AAGTGACGCAACTTGTATCATTTGCCGTGAAGAGATGACAACAGCCAAGAAACTATTATGTGGACACCTTTTTCATGTGTCTTGCCTTCGATCATGGTTAGAGCGACAGCATACCTGCCCTACTTGCAGGGCTCTAGTTGTACCTCCTGACAGTGGGACAGGTACAGCTGGCGGGCATAGGGGCTCACAGTCAGATGCTCATCAACAGG GGACAGGCACAATGGCTCAGGGTGCTGGAGTTGCTGGTGATAGTGTGAGCCAACATGAAGCCAGGCTCcgagctgctgctgctgctgcatcaATATATGAGAAGTCTCATGTATATGCTTCTGCAAACAGACTAGTATG GTCTCCTGGATATGCGGCACTTCCTCAGGTTCAAAGACATACGGCTGACTCCCCTAATACTGAATCTAGTGGAGAAGCGTCTAGTGGACAATCACGGCCTCAGCTTGCAACCCCTGCTGGAGCTGCAAACTTGTCCTTCTCTCAGTTTCCACCTTACATGTTTGTTCCTGGCGCCAATGTGGCCTATGGGGGGAGGCTGAGCAGCGATCAAAATCTGACAGCTTCTCAGCTGGAGGCCCAGAAAAAGTTTCTTCAGGCCCAGATAGGG ATACTGCAGAATCAGCTCCAAGTTTTacagaaaccaaaaccaaaggaAAGTGTGGACATGGGTCCAACAGGGGCATCTTTGGATGGCAAAGGAAAGAGCGTTGCAGCTCCTTCATCTGTTTCAGATTGTGGACGTCATGAAGATCGGGTTGATACGTAG